In the genome of Pseudomonas sp. P5_109, one region contains:
- a CDS encoding LysR family transcriptional regulator: MNRNDLRRVDMNLLVIFEALMFEKNLTRVAEKLFMGQPAVSAALGRLRDLFDDPLLLRNGRGMEPTARALVILKELQPAMDTISGAVSRAKEFDPATSRDVFRIGLSDDAEFGLFPPLLRQLQEEAPGIVVVVRRANYLLMPALLASGEISVGVSYTTDLPANAKRKTLRDIPCKVLRGDTRPGTLTLDEYCERPHAMVSFSGDLSGNIDLDLAKVGRSRRVVLGVPQFSGLRALLAGTEMIATVPDYAACALVEGCGLRAEDPPFEIEAAQLSMAWSGVHDNDPAERWLRSRIGQFMSLALAVSS; encoded by the coding sequence ATGAACCGTAATGATCTGCGTCGCGTCGACATGAACCTGCTGGTGATTTTCGAAGCCCTGATGTTCGAAAAGAACCTGACCCGCGTTGCCGAAAAACTGTTCATGGGCCAACCGGCGGTGAGCGCCGCGCTGGGGCGTTTGCGCGATCTGTTCGACGATCCGTTGCTGCTGCGCAACGGTCGCGGCATGGAGCCGACGGCGCGGGCACTGGTCATTCTCAAGGAGCTGCAACCGGCGATGGACACCATTTCCGGTGCGGTCAGCCGGGCCAAGGAGTTTGATCCGGCGACCAGTCGCGATGTGTTCCGCATCGGGCTGTCGGACGATGCCGAGTTCGGTTTGTTTCCGCCGTTGCTGCGGCAATTGCAGGAAGAGGCGCCGGGGATTGTCGTGGTCGTGCGGCGGGCCAATTATCTGTTGATGCCGGCGCTGCTGGCGTCGGGGGAGATCTCGGTGGGGGTGAGTTACACCACGGATCTGCCGGCCAATGCCAAGCGCAAGACGCTGCGCGATATTCCCTGCAAGGTGCTGCGCGGCGACACCCGGCCGGGGACGTTGACCCTGGATGAGTACTGCGAGCGGCCTCATGCGATGGTGTCGTTCTCGGGGGACTTGAGCGGCAATATCGATCTGGATCTGGCGAAGGTCGGGCGTAGTCGTCGTGTGGTGTTGGGGGTGCCGCAGTTCAGTGGGTTGCGGGCGTTGCTCGCCGGTACCGAGATGATTGCCACTGTGCCGGATTATGCGGCCTGTGCGTTGGTGGAGGGGTGTGGGTTGCGGGCCGAGGATCCGCCGTTCGAGATCGAGGCGGCGCAGTTGTCGATGGCCTGGAGCGGGGTGCATGACAATGATCCGGCGGAGCGGTGGTTGCGGTCGCGGATTGGTCAGTTCATGTCTTTGGCTTTGGCTGTTTCTTCCTGA
- a CDS encoding amidohydrolase — protein sequence MNADLILFNGQFHTVDREKPLASAVAISDGRFVAVGSDAEAMALRGSGTQVIDLKGRCVIPGLNDSHLHLIRGGLNYNLELRWEGVPSLADALRMLKDQADRTPTPQWVRVVGGWNEFQFAEKRMPTLAELNQAAPDTPVFVLHLYDRALLNRAALRVAGYTRDTPNPPGGEIVRDAKGEPTGMLVARPNAMILYSTLAKGPKLPLEYQVNSTRQFMRELNRLGLTSAIDAGGGFQNYPDDYQVIEQLAKDEQLTVRIAYNLFTQKPKEELTDFKNWTGSVKLHQGDDYLRHNGAGEMLVFSAADFEDFLEPRPDLPQTMEAELEPVVRHLVEQRWPFRLHATYNESISRMLDVFEKVNRDIPFNGLPWFFDHAETITPQNIERVRALGGGIAIQDRMAFQGEYFVERYGAKAAEATPPIKRMLAEGVPVGAGTDATRVSSYNPWTSLYWMVSGRTVGGMELHAEGLSRLTALELFTHGSAWFSSEQGKKGQIKVGQLADVAALSADFFSVDEEAIKWIESVLTVVGGKVVYGAGDFEKLGPASVPVLPDWSPVVKVPGHWRPTSPMQAQVHHCSGPCAVHSHSHERARLSNAPVSDFAGFWGAFGCSCFAF from the coding sequence ATGAACGCCGATCTGATTCTGTTCAATGGTCAATTCCATACTGTTGATCGCGAAAAACCGCTCGCCAGCGCCGTGGCGATCAGCGACGGGCGTTTTGTCGCGGTCGGCAGCGATGCCGAAGCCATGGCCTTGCGTGGTTCAGGCACACAAGTGATCGATCTCAAGGGGCGTTGCGTGATCCCCGGGCTCAACGACTCGCACTTGCACTTGATTCGCGGCGGCTTGAACTACAACCTCGAACTGCGCTGGGAAGGCGTGCCGTCCCTGGCCGACGCCTTGCGCATGCTCAAGGACCAGGCCGACCGTACGCCGACGCCGCAGTGGGTGCGGGTGGTCGGTGGCTGGAACGAATTCCAGTTCGCCGAAAAGCGCATGCCAACGCTCGCAGAACTCAATCAGGCCGCGCCAGACACCCCGGTGTTCGTGCTGCACCTGTATGACCGTGCCTTGCTCAACCGCGCCGCGTTGCGTGTCGCCGGTTACACCCGTGACACGCCGAACCCGCCGGGTGGCGAGATCGTGCGTGATGCCAAGGGTGAGCCGACCGGCATGCTGGTGGCGCGGCCCAACGCGATGATCTTGTATTCAACGCTGGCCAAGGGGCCGAAGCTGCCGCTGGAGTATCAGGTCAACTCGACCCGTCAGTTCATGCGTGAACTCAATCGCCTGGGCTTGACCAGCGCCATCGATGCCGGCGGCGGTTTCCAGAATTACCCAGACGATTACCAGGTGATCGAACAGTTGGCGAAGGATGAGCAACTGACCGTGCGCATCGCCTACAACCTGTTCACCCAGAAGCCCAAGGAAGAGTTGACCGACTTCAAGAACTGGACCGGCAGCGTGAAGCTGCACCAGGGCGATGATTATCTGCGGCACAACGGCGCCGGGGAAATGCTGGTGTTCTCGGCGGCGGACTTCGAAGACTTTCTCGAACCACGCCCGGACCTGCCGCAAACCATGGAGGCCGAGCTGGAGCCGGTGGTGCGCCACCTGGTCGAGCAACGCTGGCCGTTTCGTTTGCACGCCACCTACAACGAATCCATCAGCCGCATGCTCGACGTGTTCGAGAAGGTCAATCGCGACATTCCATTCAACGGCTTGCCGTGGTTTTTCGACCACGCCGAAACCATCACCCCGCAGAACATCGAGCGGGTGAGGGCGCTGGGCGGCGGCATTGCGATTCAGGATCGCATGGCGTTCCAGGGAGAGTATTTCGTCGAGCGTTACGGCGCGAAAGCCGCCGAAGCCACGCCGCCGATCAAACGCATGCTGGCCGAGGGTGTGCCGGTCGGTGCCGGTACCGACGCCACGCGAGTATCGAGCTACAACCCGTGGACCTCGCTGTACTGGATGGTCAGCGGCCGCACCGTCGGCGGCATGGAGTTGCACGCCGAAGGCCTTTCGCGGCTGACCGCGCTGGAACTGTTCACCCATGGCAGCGCCTGGTTCTCGTCGGAGCAAGGCAAGAAGGGCCAGATCAAGGTCGGGCAACTGGCCGACGTCGCCGCCCTCAGCGCGGATTTCTTCAGCGTCGATGAAGAGGCGATCAAGTGGATCGAGTCGGTGTTGACCGTGGTCGGCGGCAAGGTGGTGTACGGCGCCGGTGATTTCGAGAAGCTTGGGCCAGCCAGCGTGCCGGTGCTGCCGGACTGGTCGCCGGTGGTGAAAGTGCCGGGCCACTGGCGCCCGACGTCGCCGATGCAGGCCCAGGTTCACCACTGCAGCGGGCCGTGCGCGGTGCATTCCCACAGCCATGAACGGGCACGCCTGTCGAACGCGCCGGTCAGCGATTTCGCCGGTTTCTGGGGCGCCTTTGGCTGCTCGTGTTTTGCCTTCTGA
- a CDS encoding antibiotic biosynthesis monooxygenase — protein sequence MSDLNRREPASPGPDEVVTLIVKHRVKAGFEVPYEAWLRNIVKVAAQNVGHLGVDVVRGKNSGLDTYTCVLRFCSTEAMQRWLDSPQRQELVREAAPMLADGDQTEVNPLNEFWFSPQAEASTPPPRWKQAVVTLLVILPHTLLVPLLWGPLLGLNSFLSSYVVATFLITLTIVLSVVYLFMPMATRLFAPWLSPATLHEEP from the coding sequence ATGTCTGATCTCAATCGCCGTGAGCCGGCCAGTCCCGGGCCTGATGAGGTGGTGACCCTGATCGTCAAGCACCGGGTCAAGGCCGGTTTTGAAGTGCCTTATGAAGCCTGGCTGCGCAACATCGTCAAGGTGGCCGCGCAGAACGTCGGGCACCTGGGGGTGGATGTGGTGCGCGGTAAAAACTCCGGCCTCGACACCTACACCTGCGTGCTGCGTTTTTGCTCGACCGAGGCGATGCAGCGCTGGCTCGATTCGCCGCAACGCCAGGAACTGGTGAGAGAAGCCGCGCCGATGCTGGCCGATGGCGACCAGACCGAGGTCAATCCGCTCAACGAGTTCTGGTTCTCGCCCCAGGCCGAAGCCAGTACGCCACCGCCGCGCTGGAAGCAGGCCGTGGTGACGCTGCTGGTGATCCTGCCGCACACCTTGCTGGTACCGCTGCTCTGGGGTCCGCTGCTTGGGCTCAACAGCTTTCTTTCCAGCTACGTGGTGGCCACGTTCCTGATCACCCTGACCATCGTGCTGTCGGTGGTTTACCTCTTCATGCCCATGGCGACGCGCCTGTTCGCGCCCTGGCTGTCTCCCGCTACTTTGCACGAGGAACCGTGA
- a CDS encoding helix-turn-helix domain-containing protein: MAHVQQNAAPAPFTPAPKKSTGGLSPHRERLVKQLILERLGDSLEVTELAQACALSRSHFSRAFKCSTGLSPQDWIRQQRVALAKQLIRYTDMSLTQISLECGFCDQAHFCHIFTRSEGVNPFAWRCQFVRGTAHKEKRSQAAPAIF; encoded by the coding sequence ATGGCTCACGTTCAGCAAAATGCCGCCCCCGCGCCATTCACGCCTGCGCCAAAGAAAAGCACCGGCGGCCTCAGCCCGCACCGCGAGCGGCTGGTTAAACAACTGATCCTCGAACGCCTCGGCGACAGCCTGGAAGTCACTGAACTGGCACAGGCCTGCGCCCTCTCGCGCAGTCATTTTTCCCGCGCATTCAAGTGCAGTACCGGCCTCTCGCCGCAGGACTGGATTCGCCAGCAGCGCGTTGCCCTGGCCAAGCAATTGATCCGGTACACCGACATGAGCCTTACGCAGATCAGCCTCGAATGCGGCTTCTGCGACCAGGCGCACTTCTGCCACATTTTCACCCGCAGCGAAGGCGTCAATCCGTTTGCCTGGCGCTGTCAGTTTGTCCGCGGTACCGCTCATAAAGAAAAAAGATCGCAGGCTGCACCAGC
- the ycaC gene encoding isochorismate family cysteine hydrolase YcaC — MSNVPYKRLNKDDAVVLLVDHQTGLISLVQDFTPNEFKNNVLALGDIAKFFKLPTILTTSFDSGPNGPIVPELKAQFPDAPFIARPGQINAWDNEDFVKAIKATGRKQLIIAGVVTDVCVAFPTLSAIAEGFDVFVVTDASGTFNTTVQQAAWARMSAAGAQLLNWFSVACELQGDWRNDMEGLANLLSERLPNYRNLINSYTKFTAQ, encoded by the coding sequence ATGAGCAACGTTCCATACAAACGCCTGAACAAAGACGATGCCGTGGTACTGCTGGTCGACCACCAGACCGGTCTGATCTCGCTGGTGCAGGATTTCACCCCCAACGAGTTCAAGAACAACGTGCTGGCGCTGGGCGACATCGCCAAGTTCTTCAAACTGCCGACCATCCTCACCACCAGTTTCGACAGCGGCCCGAACGGCCCGATCGTGCCGGAGCTCAAGGCGCAGTTCCCGGACGCGCCGTTCATTGCCCGTCCCGGCCAGATCAACGCCTGGGACAACGAAGACTTCGTCAAGGCGATCAAGGCCACCGGTCGCAAGCAACTGATCATCGCCGGTGTGGTGACCGACGTGTGCGTGGCGTTCCCGACCCTGTCGGCCATTGCCGAAGGTTTTGACGTGTTTGTGGTGACCGACGCTTCCGGCACCTTCAACACTACCGTGCAACAAGCGGCCTGGGCACGCATGTCGGCCGCCGGTGCGCAACTGTTGAACTGGTTCTCCGTGGCCTGCGAGCTGCAAGGCGACTGGCGCAACGACATGGAAGGCCTGGCCAACCTGCTGTCGGAACGCCTGCCGAACTATCGCAACCTGATCAACAGCTACACCAAGTTTACTGCCCAATAA
- a CDS encoding DoxX family protein produces the protein MDASRRDDRAQDWGLLFLRVSGGALLLWVHGLPKLLHYAAELQNIEDPFHLGANLTLLLAIFAEVVCPLLIVAGLLVRLACLPILFLLWVSMLVVHPQWTLFEGQFGWLLLIVFTSIFIAGPGRLALDVHFAGALRHV, from the coding sequence ATGGACGCTTCGCGACGCGATGATCGAGCGCAAGACTGGGGGCTGCTGTTCCTGCGGGTCAGCGGCGGGGCGTTGCTGTTGTGGGTGCACGGTTTGCCCAAGCTGCTGCACTACGCTGCCGAGTTGCAGAACATCGAAGACCCTTTTCACCTGGGCGCGAACCTGACGCTACTGCTGGCGATCTTCGCCGAGGTGGTGTGCCCGCTGCTGATCGTCGCCGGGTTGCTGGTGCGCCTGGCGTGTTTGCCTATTCTGTTCTTGCTGTGGGTGTCGATGTTGGTCGTGCATCCGCAGTGGACGCTCTTTGAAGGCCAGTTCGGCTGGCTGTTGCTGATCGTATTCACCAGCATTTTCATCGCCGGGCCGGGAAGGCTGGCGCTCGATGTCCATTTCGCCGGAGCCTTGCGTCATGTCTGA